GCGGTACTTCGTCCGCAGCCGCTCGGTCCAGCGCAGCGCCTCCCGCCGTTCGCCCGAACCCAGCAGCAGCCCCAGTTTCGACAGCGCGCGGGCCCGGGGCAGCGTCACGTTCCGCTCGATCGACAGGTCCATCACCAAGCCCTCCTGCCGCCGGTCCTCCGGAACGAGAGCCATGCCCGCGGCCATCGCCGCCCGCGCCGAATTCGGCCGCAGCTTCTTCCCGTTGACCCGCACGATTCCGGCGTCGCGCTCGTCCACCCCGAACACCGCTTGGACCACCTCGGACCGGCCAGAGCCGACCAGCCCGGCGAACGCGACGATCTCGCCTGCCCGCACCGAGAACGACACGTCGCGGAACACGCCTTCGCGGGTCAGGCCCTCGACCTCGAGCACGACCGCTCCGGGCTCCACCTCCTGCTTGGGAAACAGCGCCGCGAGATCCCGGCCCACCATCCGCCGCACCATCGTGTCGACAGTGACCTCGTCCATCAGGTCAGTGGAAACGTGTTTGCCGTCGCGCATGATCGTCACGCGCTGGCACAGATCGGTGATTTCCTCGAAACGATGCGAAATGAACATGATCGCCGCGCCCTCGTCCCGCAGCGCCCGCGCGACCGCGAACAGCCGCTCCACCTCCACCAGGCTCAGCGCCGCGGTCGGCTCGTCCATGACCAGCACCCGGGCGTCCGCACTCAGCGCCTTCGCGATCTCGACGATCTGCTGGTCGGCGATCGAGAGCCCGCGTGCAGGCCGCGCCGGATCGATCCGGACCCCGAGACGCGCGAAGAGCCGCTCAGCCTCCGACCGGATCGCGGCCCGGTCGATCCGGCCGAAGCCCTTGCGCGGATGACGGCCCATCACGATGTTCTCCGCGACCGACAGATCCGGGAACAGCGTGGGTTCCTGGTAGATCACCGCGATCCCGGCTGCCTTCGCGTCGGCTGGCGACGAGAAGGCGACCTCCTTCCCGTCGAGCAGCAGCGCGCCCCGTTCCGGCCGGTGCACCCCGGCCAGCATCTTGACGATCGTCGACTTGCCCGCCCCGTTCTCCCCCACCAGGGCGTGCACCTCCCCGGCGTACAGCGGAAACGACACCCCGTCGACCGCCGCGACCGCGCCGAACGACTTCGCCACCCCCCGGACCTCCAGCAAGGGCACCGGGCCCGGATCCTGCCGCATCATCGCGTCCTCCGGATTGAAAGGTTTCAAAATCGGTGTCGACGACGCTACTATGACGGAGAACACGAAGTCAACGCTCACCTTCAGCCAGTGATTATCCAGCTACACTGCACGCTGAGCCTGCTTTATGACGTTTCAAGAGGGGGTCGCGATGACGGTGACCGGGGTCGACGGGCCAGAGCCCGCGGAGAACCGTTCCGCCGGGATGAAGGACGTCGCGGCCGCCGCCGGCGTCTCGCTCGGTACGGTGTCCAACGTCCTCAACCGGCCCGAGCGAGTCAGTCCCGCGACGCGCGCCAGGGTCGAGGCCGCGATGGCCGAGCTGCGGTTCGTGCGCAACGAAGCCGCCCGGCACCTCCGGGCCGGACACAGCCGAATGCTGGCCTACGTGATGCTCGACGGCCGCAACCCGTTCTTCACCGACGTGGCCGGCGGCATGGAAGACGCCGCGGAAGAAGCCGACCTGTCGCTCTTCATGTGCAACAGCGCCAACCTCGCCGCCCGCGAAGCCGCCTATCTCAACCGGCTGGAGCAGCAGCGCGTGCAGGGCATCTTGATCACTCCGATCGACCCCGATTCCGCCCAGCTCGACGAAATCGCCCGACGAGGCACCCCGCTGGTGATCGTCGACCGCAGGCGAAACTCCGCCAGCCACTGCTCGGTCGCCGTCGACGACGTCGTCGGCGGCGAAATCGCCGTCCGCCACCTCCTCGAACAAGGACACGAGCGGATCGCCTTCGTCGGCGGACAGCTGAACATCGGCCAGGTCCGCGAACGCCGCGAAGGCGCACTGCGCGCCCTTCGGGAGGCCGGACTCGGGCCGGACCGCCTTGTCGACCTGACCACCTCGCAAATGGCCGTCGCCGACGGCGGCAACGCCGGCCAGCGCCTGGCCGGCCTCCCGGCCGCGACCAGGCCAACCGCGGCGTTCTGCGCCAACGACCTCCTGGCGCTCGGCCTGCTCCAGGCCTGCGCCGCCCTGCACATGCGCGTACCAGAAGACCTCGCCATAGTCGGCTACGACGACATCGAATTCGCCGCAGCCGCAACCGTCCCGCTCACCTCGGTCCGCCAGCCGCGCCGCCAGCTAGGACGCACCGCCGCCGAGCTGCTCATCCGCGAGACCACCGAGACGGCGCACGAGCATGAACAGGTGACGTTCACCCCGGAACTGGTCGTCCGAGCGTCGAGCTACCGACGATAGCCCCTCCCCGCTGCTTCAGCTGCCGACGGTCCCGCCGCTCCCCCGAATCGGTCCACGCAGCTCCGGTGATCGGCGCAGTCTCGGACAACAGCAATTCCCCCATCCGTTGGCAGGGAGCTGAAGATCTGCCTTGCACAGCATCGCTGCTTCCTCGGGACGCAATGCCGCGTAGTACCTGAGCGCGAAGTACGCAACGAGCATCGGACCCGCGGATCGACGCGGTGCAATATCGCGGACCAGTATTTCTGGCGTTCCGGAAACCAGGAAGGCACCGCCGATCGAGTCGACCTCACCTAGGGCAAACAGAGCGTTAAGCAGGTTCGGGATACGGTGCTCGGCCAGGTCCGCGGCCGCAGCCCATGCTCCGAACGCCCCGAGCGGCATCGCAGCCGGCCAGATCCACGACGGGCCAGGCAACCACTCAGACATCGGCAACGGCCGCGGTACCGAGAAGAGCCACGCCCAACAGACAGCGGATCGGCCCAGCTCTCCTGAGCGCGCCGCGGCTGATCCGCGAGCGACCTCGTTCAGTGGGCACGGCCCTCCTCGACCTTCACTTCCGCGCCGTACCGAACACCTGCGTCGCCGCGCCGCGCAGGCCGGTAGTGCCACTCTGGCCCGGACTAGGCGTGTAACGCGCTCCAGCCCAGCGACTCCCAGTGGGATCGCATATGGGCGGAGGGCAACGGCATGGGGTTCGAGTTCCATCCGCCGCCGAACTGGCCGCAGGTTCCCCCCGGGCGGACTTCCTCACCCGGCTGGCGTCCGCCGGCAGAGTGGCCCGAGCCGCCAAAGAAGTGGCAGCTGTGGACGCTCGATCCTGAATCGCCTACCCCGGCAGTTCCGGGCCAAGCGGATGTCGGCCCGGCTGCAGGAAAGCCTGGATTGTTCGGCGCTCGCAAGCGGGCTCGGGAACTCGAGGTCAAGCGCAGAGCAGGCCCACCAAGATTGGGATCAATTCTATCAGTTGCCCTGGAGCGCCGCGGGTTCCCGACCTCCCCTAGCGCTTCTGGAAGATCGATTGAAGTCTCATCTAAATTCTCCGCCAGCACTCCATCAATCGAATCAATAGCGACTCGAACATCGTCGCTAGCCCACCCGATGCGAATGAAGAATTCACTGCGCGACAGTGCTTCCACTGATTCGCTCACACAGGCCAGAAGTCGCTCCAGCTCAACCTTCGTCACAGTGAGAACGAATCCGACGCCACCACGATTAACATGCATGATTCACCTATTCGGATCGATTCGGGACTCGAAGTTGCCCCTTGAGCGCCTTCCCGGTGCCGATTTTTGCGTATGCGTCAAGGTAATCAGCGAGCTGGTTGTCAGTCATTCTCAGATCGTGGGTCATCTTACCCTTGTCACCCCGGTGTCAACCAAAGTCTGGGCTACGTCCTCGTCAATCCGGCCGTGAACCGCTGCGCGATTACGGCACCCGCGATGCGCAACCAGCGCAGTGGTTCCGCCATCGCAGCCTCAGCCGAACCAGCAAGAACCGTAAGATCCGTTCCGATGGCAGGTGGCTGGATGGCGAGCCGGCCCGCGACGATGACGGGCTGCACCCGGTGCGCCCGGCAGCGGCTCAACAACGACCCCACCAGCTTGCCGGTCGCTGACGTGGCGTCGAAACAACCTTCTCCGGTGACCAGGACGTCGATTCGATCGAGGAGTGCGGTCAAGCCGGAAAGCTCGGCGATCGCGTTCGCGCCGTCGACGATGCTGCCTCCCCAAGCAGAAAGGCCGAACGCGGTACCGCCCGCCGCACCGGAACCGGGCGCGTGCGGGTCAGCGGCGGAGCAGGCACCAAGGACTGCGCCGAACCGGGCGAGAGCAGCATCGAGTCGAGCGACTTCGTCCGGCGTCGCCCCTTTTTGCGGGCCGAACACTCGTGCCGCACCGTCGGGTCCGGTCAGGACAGTCCTGGTGTCAGTGAGCAGCCGGACGCCCCCAGGCGGAAGCGGGACGAGCCTGGTCAGGTCTGCCCGGTCGACCTGCAGCAGGGCCGCGCCCCCCAACGGCAATTCGGTGCCCTGCCTATCGGTCAGGCATGCCCCCAATGCCTGCAGAGCACCCGCTCCGCCGTCCGTCGACGCGGAACCGCCCAGCGCGACCGTGATCGACGGGGCACCGGATGCGGCGGCCGCCCGAACCACCTCGCCGAGACCGCGGGTCGTCGCACCGGCCGGATCGGGAGTGCGCAGCATCGGCAGACCGCACACCTGCGCCAGTTCCACCACCGCGCTGCCGTCCGGCAAGCGCAGCCATCGTCCTGGTACTGGGCGGCCGTCCGGCCCGGCGACGGAGTCCGGTGTGCGTTGCCAGGCCGCACCGGGAACGCCGGTCTGGATGACGGCCGCGGTTCCTTCTCCGCCGTCGGCCTGCGGCAGCAGGATCAGCTCGTCGCCGGGCCGATCGGTTTGCCAGCCTTCCGCCAGCGCAGCCGCGACCTGCGCGGCGGACGCCGAGCCTTTGAAGGAATCCGGCGCGAAGAGCACCCGCAGCTGGTGCGTCATGTGATCGAATAGCCGCCGTCGACCGGCACGACCGCTCCGGTCACGTACCGGGCGGCGTTCGAGACGAGGAACGTCACCACATCGGCGATGTCCGCGCCGTCCGCGAGCCTGCCGAGCGGGATCCTGCTGAGGACCCGATCGCGGAATTCGTTCCGCCCCAGCAGGTTTGCCGTCATCGGGGTGACCACGTAACCGGGTGCGACGGCGTTGACGCGGACGCCGGACGGCCCGAGCTCCACGGCGAGCCCTTTGGTCAGCTGGACCAAAGCCGCCTTCGTGGCACCGTAGGGCACGATGCCGGCGACCGCGCGGTCGGCCGACAACGACGCGATGTTCACCACCGAACCCCGCGCCTCGGCGAGCGCCTTCGCCGCGGCTTGGATCAACCGGTAGGTCGCCGTCAAATTCACCGACAACAGCCGTTCCCAGTCCTCTGCGGCGATGTCGACCGCGGCCGTCCGCACCTGGATGCCGGCCGCGTTGACCAGCATGTCCAAGCACGGGCGAACCGACAGCACCCGATCGAGCACGCGCCGCGGAGTCTCCGGACCGCTGAGATCTTCCACGATCGCGCATCCGCCGAGGTCCGCTGCGAGATTCTCGGCTCGCTCGTCGGCGTCGACCACCGCTACCCACACGCCCTGCGCGGCGAGCCCACGGGCGATCGCCGATCCGATCCCGCCCGATCCGCCGGTCACGACGGCGGTCTTGCCGGCCAGCCCCTCACCCGCCATCCGGGAATTCCTCACTGTCGTCGGCACCTTTCCTCTTCCGGTTGCCACGTCCTGTTGGCTCAGACCTGGCCGCGGAGACTGATCCAGCGGCGTTCGGTGAACAGATCGAGATTCGCGAGACCGCCGAAGCGTTCGCCCGCACCGGATGCACCGACCCCGCCGAACGGGACATGCGTCTCGTTCAGCGCGGTCATCTCGTTGACGTGGACCATCCCCGCGTGCAATCGACGGGCGATCCGCCAACCACGGTGCACGTCCCGGGTGAACACGGAGGCCGAAAGCCCGTACTCGGTCCGGTTCGCGAGTTCGACCGCGTCTTCCTCGTCGACGGCCTCGGTGACGGAGACGACCGGAGCGAACGTTTCCTGGTCGAACAGAGGCATCCCGGGCCGGACTCCGGTGACGACGGTGGCCGGCACGAATCGGCCGTCCTGCCCGCCGCCCAGTCGCAGCCGCGCACCTGCAGCCACGGTGTCGGCCACCAGCTGCGCCGCCCGTGCTGCTTGTTTCTCGCTGATGAGCGGACCGAGGTCGGCGTCGGGATCCAGCAGCGGGTCCGCCGTCCGGAGCGCCGCTGCCTGGGTGAGAACCCGCTCGACGTACTCGTCGGCGATCTCCCGGACGACGATGTGGCGACCGGTGGCGATGCAGACCTGTCCTTGGTGGACGAACGTGCCCGCGACGGCCTGCTCCACTGCGAGGTCGAGATCCGCGTCCGCCAGCACCAGCGCCGCATTGTTCCCGCCCAATTCGAGCGCGACCTTCTTCAGTGTGCGCGCGGCGATTGCCGCGACCTGGTGCCCCACCGCGCTCGACCCGGTGAAGTGGATCAGGTCGACACCAGGGTGCTCGACCAGCGCCGGTCCGGCCGCGTGCCCGGGAAGGACTTGCAGCAGCGCGGGCGGCAATCCCGCGTCTACCAGTGCGTCGTGCCATGCCAGCCCGCCCGCGTGCGGGGTTTCCGGTGCCGGCTTGACCAGCACAGCGTTGCCGAGCGCGAGGGCGGGCGCGGTAATCCGCAAACCCAGGTGCATAGGGAAATTCCAGCCGGTGATCAAGCCGACCACGCCGATGGGAAAGCGCTCGACGACATTGGTGCGCCCGGCGACTGCCGAGGGGATCAGTTCCGCCTCGGGGTGCAAGGTCAGCGCGCCCGCAGCGTGCAGCTCCTCGATGCTGTCGCGTACTTCTCCCTCTGCCTTGGATCTGGTGCTGCCCGTTTCTGTCATGACCAGATCGACGAGTTCGGACGATCGCGCGTCCAGGGTCGCTGCCGCGCGCCGCAGAACAAGACGTCGCTGCGGTGGCGGGGTCGCCGCCCATTCGTGTTGCGCTTCGGCAGCCAGTGCGACGGCTTTGCCAACGTCGTCCGGGGTGGCATCGGCCGGTTTCGGGGGCAGATTCATCGGGGTTTCTCCTTCAGGCGGGTCGGGGCAGCAAGGACCGGCTGATGATCAGCCTCTGCATTTCGCTGGTGCCCTCGTAGATGCGGGTGATGCGGGCGTCGCGGTAGAGGCGCTCCGCCTCGTACCCGCGGATGAAACCGGATCCGCCGAAGGTCTGGACCGCGGTATCTGCGTGCCGGACAGCGCCCTCGGACGCCGTCAACTTCGCCATCGAGCACAACACACCGGATTCAGCGGAGCCGTCGCCCAGCGCTCGGGCGGCTTCGGCGGCCAGCGCCACACCCGCGCGCAGTTCGGTGTATGCAGTCGCGAGCGGAAATGCGATCGCCTGATTGGCGCCGATCGGCTGGCCGAACTGGCGCCGGTCACCGGCTTGGTCGACTGCCGCGGCCACCGCGGCGCGGCTGATGCCAAGCGCGAGTCCTGCGATGCCCAGACGGCCTTTTGCCAGCACCTCCATCATGTAGCCGAAAGCCTTGCCCTCCTCGCCGAGCAATGCATCCGCGGGCAGCCGCACGTCGGAGAACACAAGACCGCCGACCTGGCTGGCACGCTGTCCCATCTTGTGTTCGTGGTAGGCCCTGGTCACGCCGGGCACGGCCAGATCCACGACGAACACCGAGATTCCCCCGCGTTTGCCTTTCTCCGGATCGGTCACCGCGAGCACCAGCGCGAAATCCGCGACCGGCGCGTTGTGGATGTAGATCTTCTCCCCGTTGAGGACCCACCCCGTTCCCTCCCGTACCGCTCGGGTGGAGATGCTGCCGAGGTCGGAGCCGGAACCGGCTTCTGTCAACGCGTAAGCGCAGGTCTGTTCGAACGCGAGCAGCGGGCGGAGATAGCGCTCGTGTTGTTCAGGCGTGCCGAACGCCGCCAGCAACGAGCCGATCAGCTCGATCAGCCCGCACTGGTCGGCGACAGAGGCGTAGCCGTAGGACAGCGCCTCCATGACGAACAGGTAGTCGAGCGGGCTCGCCCCCATTCCGCCGAGGTGCTCGGGCACCGTCGTGCCGAAGATGCCGATCTTGGCCAGCTCCGCGTACAGCTCGCGGGGGAAGCGCTCCGTCTGGTCGAGTTCCGCGGCCACCGGACGAATCTGCTCGGCGACGAACTCCTCGACCAGGTTCCGCTCATCCGCGCCGAGGGCCGCGGACGGGACGACGCTGCGCCGCAACGACACAGTCATGTTCTCTTTCCTTTCACTGCAAGGGTTCTTGTCAGCTCACTGCGGGATTTTCTTCCCGGCGAAGCGTTTCGGGCATGACCAAGACCGCGACCCCGCCCACCGCGCTGAGGACCATGAGGTAGACCGCCACGCCCCACGGCGATCCCCCGCCCCAGGCCACGAGGGCCGCGGAGACCAGCGGCGCGGTTCCGCCGACGACGGCGGCAGGTATCTCGCGTGCCGCGGCGATCCCGCTCCACCGCGAGCTGGCGGGGAACAGCTCGGACATCAGCGCGCCGGCCGGACCGGACGTCGCGCCCTGGCTGATCCCGATCCCCAGCGTCATCGCCAGCCCGATGACCCACGGCGACGAAGAGTGCAGCATCCAGAACATCGGCCAGGGGAACACCAGGCAGAACGCCGCGCCGCCGAGCAGGACCGGGCGGCGGCCGACCCGGTCCGCGAGCCGGCCGAACGCGACGATCAGCGGGATGGCGAGCAGCTCCGCGACGATGAGACAGGCCAGCGCGGTGCCGGAGGGAGCGTGCAAGGTCTTGGTCACGTACGAGAGCACGAAGACCTGCATCACGTAAGCCCAGGGGATGACGAACGCGAACAGCGCCATCCCCTGCAGCACCTGCCGCCGATGGTTTCGGGCCACCTGGAGAAGCGGGGCTTTCTCCAGTTCGCCGGCGTCGCGCACGCCCGAGAACTCCGCAGTTTCCTCCACCCGCAGCCGAAGATAGCCTGCGACCAGCACGATGACCGCGCTCGCCAGGAACGGCAGCCGCCAGCCCCAGCTGGTGAAGATCTCGTGCGGCAGCAGAGAGAACAGCGCGAAGACCGCCGTCGCACCGCCCGTGCCGACATAAATGGCCGCGCCGGGCAGGCTGCTTGCCAGCGCCCGTCCCCGGCTTGAGGTCGACTCGGTGACCATGGTGATGGCGCCCGCGAACTCCGCTCCGGCGCCCGCGCCTTGCACGAGCCGGAGCACGACGAGCAGGATCGCCGCCCAGGGCCCGATCAATGCTGCCGTGGGCAGGGCCCCGATCAGCGTAGTCGAAGCTCCCATGACGATGAGCGTCAGGAACATCATCGGCTTGCGGCCGATCCGGTCTCCGAAATGCGCGAAGATCAGCCCGCCCACCGGACGGGCGCCAAGCCCGACTGCGAACGTCGCCAACGAGGCCAGGACCCCGCCGAGGTCGCCGGCTCCCGGGAAGTACAGCGGACCGAAGATCAGCGCGGCCGCCAAGCCGTAAAGGGTGAAGTCGTACCACTCGATGACGGTTCCGGCGACGCTGGCGCGAAACATCCGCCGACGCTGCAGCCGCGCGGCGTCCCCGTCGGTGGATGATGCACCGCGCCCGGCGGTGACTCGTGGTGTCGGCATGTGTGCGTGGTCCCCGTTTCCGCGTCGATGCGTACCGACCAGCTCGGTAACCGGTTTCTACACGATTCACCCGAGGCGCGTCAACAGCGCCTCAGACTGCAGCTTTTACACCGCACAAGGGCCATTATCGGCCGGGTATTGCTGTTAGACTCACCGCCGATCTTGGGTCAGAAACCGGTTACTAGATGATGAGGAGCTTCCGGTGAAGACAGTCGTGGTGCGCGAACCGGGCCGAGTGGCGACGGAGGACGCCGCCCCTCCCCGTGAACCCGAGCCGCACGAACTCGCCCTGCGCCTGCATTCCGTCGGCATCTGCGGCGGCGACCTCGCGCTCGTCCGCGGGCGGAACCCGCTGGTCTCCTATCCGGTGGTGCCCGGACACGAGTGCGTAGCCATCGTGGAGCACGACCCCGGCGGCCGGCTCGCCACCGGCTCGTCCGTGGCGATCTATCCGACAGCGTCGTGCGGCGATTGCCGGGCGTGCCGGGCCGGCCGGTTCAACAACTGTGCCGGGATGCAGGTGCTCGGCTTGTCGGATCCGCGGGGCTGTCTCGCCGAACGCTTCGTCCTCCCGCGGTCGCAGGTCATCCCGCTGCCTGCCGGGCTGGGCGAACGGGCCGGCGCACTGATCGAACCGCTCGCAGTCGCGTCGCATGTCTGCGACCGGTCGGCGCTCGGCCACGGTGACACCGCACTCGTCGTCGGCGCGGGCGCCATCGGACTGGCCACTGGCCTCACCGCGCGGGCCAACGGCACCGAACGCGTACTGTTCGCCGACACCCTCCCGGAGCGTGTCGAGGTCCTGGCACGCTTGGGCTTCGCGGATTTCACCGTGTGTCGCGAGGACGACCTGATCGCCTGGGTCAAGGAACGCACGGGCACCGTCGACGTCGTGTTCGACACCGTCGGCCTCACCTCGACCGCGGCAGTGGCTTCGGCTGTGCTCGCCGGCGGCGGACGCTACGTCACGATCGCCGCAGCCAAGCCCGGCCACCGGATCGAACTCGACTACCAGGCGTTCTACGAGCGCGAACTCACCCTGGTCAGTTCGCGCAACTACACCCCGGCCGATTTCCGTTCCGCGATCGGACGACTCGAACGCGGCGAGGTCGACCCGCTTCCCCTGCGCACCGCCGTGTACGGCCTGTCCGGCGCGGCAGCCGCATTCCACGAACTCCTCGAACACCCCGAGCGCAACGTCAAGGTCTTGATCACCCCGGACGACCTTCTCGGCACGACACCGCTCCTGACCGGGGTGCAACGATGAAGGTCGCCATGCTCGGAGCAGGCTTGGCGGCGGGCGGACATCTTCGCGCGCTCGCGGCGCTCGACGCCACAGTCGTCACGGTCGCGACCCGCAGCCCGCAACGTTTCGCCCGCATTCGCGAGCGATTCCCCGGTGCTCGCCAGTGCTGGCCGCCAGAGGACGCCATGGACGGCGTCGACCTGGCGCTGATCCTCACCCCGCCCGCGACGCACCTGGGCCTCGTTCGCGTCGCGGCCGGCCGCGGGATCGACGTCGTTGTGGAAAAGCCGCTCGAAGTCTCGGCCGAACGCGCCCGGGCGCTCGTCGAGGTCGCCGAATCGGCCGGAATCGGCCTGGCCGTCTGCTACCAGCACCGCGCGAAGGAAGCCGGACGCGCGCTGCAGCGGCTGGCGGCCGCGGGCGAGCTCGGCCAGCTCGTCGGCGGGAACCTCCAGATGGCCTGGTGGCGACCCCAGTCCTATTACGACGAGTCCGGCCGCGGGCAGCTGGCGCGAGACGGCGGCGGAGTGCTGATCACCCAGGCCATCCACACCCTCGATCTGCTCGTGTGGGCAATGGGCCGTCCTCGGCGCGTGCTGGCGACATCGGGCCGCTCTCCGGCGCACACGATCGAAGCCGAGGACACTATGGCGGCCCTGCTGGACTACGGCCCCGGCGCCACGATCAGCCTCTTCGTCACCACGGCCGCCGGGCAGGGCGCACCCGAGCAGTTGACCCTGGTCGGCAGCGCGGCGACCGCAACCCTGCACGGGCCGCGGCTGACGCTGCACCGGATCGGCGCGTCCGAACCGGAGATCTGGGGCGACGCAACGGGATCGGGCATCGAAGCGGACACGAGCCGGATGCCCGCAGACTGGCACACCGAGCTGCTGCGCGACGCGATTTCGGCCTTCTGCGAGAAACGGGAACCGCTTGCGAGCGGAAGGTCGGCGCTGGCGACGCAATCCGTGGTGCAGGCTCTCTACGACTCCGCCGCGACCGGCTCCTGGGCCGGCTGAACGCGGGCCGATGGCTGGCCCCGGTCACCGGCCCGGGCCAGCCATCGGCGACGGTTCACACGAACGCGAGGACGTGTGTCCCGACGAGCACCGTCTCCCCTCGTTGGTTGGTGATTTCGATGTCCGACACGGCTCGGCGCCGCTCCTGGTCGAGCGACGCCAACCGGTACGTGACGGTCACTGTGTCGCCGATGCGCACCGGCCCGACGAAGCGGATCCGGTCATAGCCGAGCGACACCGCGTGCCCGCCGATCAGCGCCGCCATCTGGGTGGACGCCGTCGACGAGAAACCGAGAACGAGCACACCGTGGGCGATCCGGCC
This sequence is a window from Amycolatopsis benzoatilytica AK 16/65. Protein-coding genes within it:
- a CDS encoding Gfo/Idh/MocA family protein: MKVAMLGAGLAAGGHLRALAALDATVVTVATRSPQRFARIRERFPGARQCWPPEDAMDGVDLALILTPPATHLGLVRVAAGRGIDVVVEKPLEVSAERARALVEVAESAGIGLAVCYQHRAKEAGRALQRLAAAGELGQLVGGNLQMAWWRPQSYYDESGRGQLARDGGGVLITQAIHTLDLLVWAMGRPRRVLATSGRSPAHTIEAEDTMAALLDYGPGATISLFVTTAAGQGAPEQLTLVGSAATATLHGPRLTLHRIGASEPEIWGDATGSGIEADTSRMPADWHTELLRDAISAFCEKREPLASGRSALATQSVVQALYDSAATGSWAG
- a CDS encoding MaoC family dehydratase; amino-acid sequence: MSGRAVSPIPEHLAGHEITFRKTVAESDVYGFAGITGDFAPNHVDEQFMAASRYGGRIAHGVLVLGFSSTASTQMAALIGGHAVSLGYDRIRFVGPVRIGDTVTVTYRLASLDQERRRAVSDIEITNQRGETVLVGTHVLAFV